Proteins encoded together in one uncultured Desulfosarcina sp. window:
- a CDS encoding cobalamin-binding protein, whose protein sequence is MRNRSTKIGSIPRPSTPATQRAIAGKDNVIQRLIILFFALLAILAPINLSAATVVDQLGRNVQVPDRPVRIVCLAPSITEILFALDLSDRLVGATQFSDYPPRANALPKVGSYIRLDVEKIVALQPDLCIAVKDGNPITAIHKLEALDIPVYAVDPRDLEAVMDTLQELGGLLGVSDRSDAIVAGMRQRIERVRRAVAGTTHRPKVFFQIGIAPIVSVGTNTFIHELIVMAGGVNLAAGDTPYPRFSKEAVIASRPEVLIITSMARKAVFEQVKREWREWEAMPAVKNDRIYLVDSNVLDRATPRLVDGLEMLARLIHPDRCGPNRLATDDQKDKEALP, encoded by the coding sequence TTGAGAAACCGATCAACGAAAATCGGAAGCATTCCACGTCCTTCAACACCTGCGACGCAGCGCGCCATCGCCGGAAAAGACAACGTCATACAACGCTTGATCATCCTTTTCTTCGCGCTGCTTGCGATCCTTGCGCCAATCAATCTCAGCGCCGCGACGGTAGTCGACCAACTCGGCCGAAACGTCCAGGTCCCGGATCGACCCGTTCGCATCGTCTGCCTGGCCCCCAGCATCACCGAAATTCTGTTCGCACTGGATCTCTCCGACCGGCTGGTCGGGGCCACGCAGTTCAGCGACTATCCACCCCGGGCCAACGCCCTGCCCAAGGTCGGCTCCTACATCCGGCTGGATGTGGAAAAGATCGTGGCTTTACAGCCGGACCTTTGCATCGCCGTCAAGGACGGCAACCCCATCACCGCGATCCACAAACTGGAGGCACTGGATATCCCCGTCTATGCCGTGGATCCCAGGGATCTGGAGGCGGTGATGGACACCCTCCAGGAATTGGGGGGACTGCTGGGCGTCAGCGACCGGTCCGATGCTATCGTTGCCGGAATGCGGCAACGCATCGAGCGGGTGCGTCGGGCCGTAGCCGGAACTACGCACCGCCCCAAGGTGTTTTTCCAGATCGGCATCGCCCCCATCGTTTCGGTAGGCACAAACACCTTCATCCACGAACTGATCGTCATGGCCGGAGGCGTAAACCTGGCAGCGGGAGACACCCCCTATCCCCGATTTTCGAAGGAGGCCGTGATCGCCAGCCGTCCCGAGGTGCTCATCATCACCTCCATGGCCCGAAAGGCCGTCTTCGAACAGGTCAAACGGGAGTGGCGCGAATGGGAAGCCATGCCGGCCGTGAAGAACGACCGCATCTACCTGGTGGATTCCAACGTACTGGACCGTGCCACCCCCCGCCTGGTGGATGGCCTGGAGATGCTCGCCCGCCTGATCCATCCAGACAGGTGTGGACCGAATCGGCTCGCGACCGACGACCAAAAGGATAAAGAAGCATTGCCATGA
- a CDS encoding MotA/TolQ/ExbB proton channel family protein codes for MIEIFNSGGPVMIPLLICSLISLTVIIERAIFWTVVGMRNNRDLLAQVMERCQEGDWEGVRKLATGSNSYVIRILVSGILHREYSMVKAMETAAADEIARMRRYMGVMDTIITVAPLLGIFGTVIGIIASFDMLGGGGIDHPEAVTRGIAQALITTASGLGIAIFTVFPYNYFNTRIERAARYIEKYATSLEIIYEKLNGKNESNAGEPHEG; via the coding sequence ATGATCGAAATTTTCAACAGCGGCGGCCCGGTAATGATCCCTTTGCTGATCTGTTCGCTGATCTCCCTTACGGTGATCATCGAGCGCGCCATCTTCTGGACGGTTGTGGGCATGCGCAACAACCGGGACCTGCTGGCGCAGGTGATGGAACGCTGCCAGGAAGGGGATTGGGAGGGGGTTCGCAAGCTTGCCACCGGCTCCAATAGCTATGTCATCCGCATTCTCGTCTCCGGCATCCTTCACCGGGAGTACTCCATGGTCAAGGCCATGGAAACGGCTGCTGCCGATGAGATTGCCCGCATGCGACGCTACATGGGCGTCATGGACACCATCATCACCGTGGCACCCCTTTTGGGGATCTTCGGCACGGTCATTGGAATCATCGCCTCTTTCGACATGCTGGGCGGCGGCGGCATCGACCACCCGGAAGCGGTCACCCGGGGAATCGCCCAGGCCCTGATTACCACCGCCTCCGGCCTGGGGATCGCCATTTTTACGGTCTTTCCCTATAACTATTTCAACACCCGCATCGAACGTGCGGCACGCTACATCGAAAAATACGCCACCAGCCTGGAAATTATTTACGAAAAGCTCAACGGCAAGAACGAATCAAACGCGGGAGAACCCCATGAAGGTTGA
- a CDS encoding CoA-acylating methylmalonate-semialdehyde dehydrogenase — protein sequence MTVPLMKNYIDGEWVASDSTVFGDVHNPARGEKIATVAYGTAADVDRAVAAAKEAFGFWRETPPLSRARYLFRLKEAFEDNFEEIAEVLTTEHGKAIDEARGEVRRMIENVEHATGVTTLMCGYTLEDIAKNIDCYGHRQPLGVFGCIAPYNFPAMVPWWFLPYAVVTGNTFVLKPSEQVPMTQTKIMEIVDEVGFPEGVINMVHGSKDVVNAMLAHPDIEGISFVGSTPTARHIYRECGNTGKRVQALGGAKNIVAVMPDANLEQGMPSLLTSFFGCTGQRCLSGSVLVPVGDAADRVVAQFVAGAKTVSVGDGLDEQTFMGPLISPAHRERVLGYIEKGVEEGADLILDGRGVEVDGYPDGFFVGPTVFDNVAPDMTIAREEIFGPVVSIVRAPDMDAVVELINSRGFANAACIYTASGAAAREFKYRVKPAMIGVNIGIAAPMSFFPFGGAGNSMFGDIKGHGQEIFQFYTDMKVVIERWY from the coding sequence ATGACCGTACCGCTGATGAAAAACTACATTGATGGGGAGTGGGTGGCGTCCGATTCCACCGTTTTCGGGGATGTCCACAACCCGGCCAGAGGAGAGAAAATCGCTACTGTGGCCTATGGCACCGCAGCGGACGTGGACCGGGCCGTGGCCGCAGCCAAAGAGGCCTTTGGGTTCTGGCGCGAAACCCCGCCGCTGAGCCGGGCCCGCTACCTGTTTCGCCTGAAAGAGGCCTTCGAAGATAATTTCGAGGAAATCGCCGAGGTGCTCACCACCGAGCACGGCAAAGCCATCGACGAGGCGCGCGGCGAAGTGCGCCGTATGATCGAAAACGTGGAGCACGCCACCGGCGTGACCACCCTGATGTGCGGCTATACCCTGGAAGACATCGCCAAAAATATCGACTGCTACGGCCATCGCCAGCCGCTGGGCGTTTTCGGCTGTATCGCCCCGTACAACTTTCCCGCCATGGTGCCATGGTGGTTTCTGCCCTATGCCGTGGTCACCGGCAACACTTTCGTGCTCAAGCCTTCGGAGCAGGTGCCCATGACCCAGACCAAGATTATGGAGATCGTCGATGAAGTGGGCTTTCCCGAAGGGGTGATCAACATGGTCCACGGCTCTAAGGATGTGGTCAACGCCATGCTGGCCCATCCCGATATCGAGGGCATCTCTTTTGTGGGCTCCACGCCCACGGCCCGCCATATCTACCGGGAATGCGGCAATACGGGCAAACGGGTCCAGGCCCTGGGCGGCGCCAAGAACATTGTGGCGGTCATGCCAGACGCCAACCTGGAGCAGGGCATGCCGTCTCTGCTGACCTCCTTTTTCGGCTGCACCGGTCAGCGCTGCCTGTCCGGTTCGGTGCTGGTGCCGGTGGGGGATGCCGCCGACCGTGTGGTGGCGCAATTTGTCGCGGGCGCCAAAACCGTCAGCGTCGGCGACGGCCTTGACGAACAGACCTTCATGGGGCCGTTGATCAGTCCCGCCCACCGGGAACGGGTATTGGGGTATATCGAAAAGGGGGTCGAGGAGGGAGCCGATCTGATCCTGGACGGCAGGGGCGTCGAAGTCGATGGCTACCCCGACGGTTTTTTTGTCGGCCCCACGGTTTTCGACAACGTTGCGCCGGACATGACCATTGCCAGAGAGGAGATCTTCGGCCCCGTGGTGAGCATTGTCCGGGCGCCGGACATGGATGCGGTGGTCGAGCTGATCAACAGCCGCGGTTTTGCCAATGCCGCTTGCATCTATACCGCCAGCGGTGCGGCGGCCCGGGAATTCAAGTACCGGGTCAAGCCGGCCATGATCGGCGTCAATATCGGCATTGCGGCCCCCATGAGCTTTTTCCCTTTCGGCGGCGCCGGCAACTCCATGTTCGGGGACATCAAAGGGCACGGACAGGAGATTTTCCAGTTCTACACGGATATGAAGGTGGTCATCGAAAGATGGTACTAA
- a CDS encoding sirohydrochlorin cobaltochelatase yields the protein MSHCTPIVLAAFGTTSRAMDTYSHIDMAVKAAFPEHLVRWAYTSRMVCSHMNTKRRANMKTPQQVLDELKGQGHSWAVVQSLHLIWGHEFFRLVDSVKESAVRTSMGLPLLTSPEDYRAAAAAILSNRPMENGGATVLVGHGTDHPAWSAYPALAEILHSNDANIYVATVEGESDMAKTVDAVARSGVKKVHLMPLMLVAGVHLQEDIAGEEDSWKQAFEKAGLAVTVDGYGMGKAPAIIDIFISHIRDALAIIPDKAFS from the coding sequence ATGAGTCATTGCACACCCATCGTCCTGGCCGCCTTCGGCACCACATCGCGGGCTATGGACACGTACAGCCATATCGACATGGCCGTTAAGGCCGCTTTTCCGGAGCACCTGGTGCGCTGGGCCTATACATCCCGCATGGTTTGTTCGCACATGAACACCAAGCGCCGCGCCAATATGAAAACCCCTCAACAGGTGCTGGACGAACTGAAGGGGCAGGGGCATTCGTGGGCGGTCGTGCAGTCGCTGCATCTGATCTGGGGCCACGAATTCTTCCGGCTGGTGGATTCCGTAAAGGAATCTGCCGTGCGTACCAGCATGGGGCTGCCATTGTTGACCTCCCCTGAAGATTATCGGGCGGCAGCTGCTGCTATCCTTTCGAACAGACCGATGGAAAACGGCGGCGCCACCGTGCTGGTGGGCCACGGAACCGATCACCCGGCCTGGAGCGCCTACCCGGCGTTGGCCGAGATCCTGCACAGCAATGACGCCAATATTTACGTAGCCACCGTCGAGGGAGAGTCGGACATGGCAAAGACGGTCGATGCGGTTGCCCGCTCGGGCGTCAAAAAGGTGCATTTGATGCCGCTGATGCTGGTGGCCGGCGTTCACCTTCAGGAAGATATCGCCGGCGAGGAGGATTCCTGGAAGCAGGCCTTCGAAAAGGCCGGCCTGGCGGTAACCGTGGATGGATATGGAATGGGAAAAGCACCGGCCATCATCGATATTTTTATCAGCCATATCCGGGATGCGCTGGCGATCATCCCCGACAAAGCTTTTTCATGA
- a CDS encoding ABC transporter ATP-binding protein, with protein MNPALSIHGLNCAYPGATVLRDVNVAVDRREFFIVIGPNGSGKTTLIKAIAGLLPTSGGEIRIDGQPLNRLGRRELARRLAYVPQNTAEDTPFSVEELVLMGRAPYLGVLGLQGERDLALARQAIDFTGLGQLADRPVSRLSGGERQRAHIARAICQQPELILLDEPTASLDLAHQIRVMELMADLKSRNAATVVMVSHDINLAAMFADRLLLLVDGRVSACGPPDQVIEEKILETAYGCTIRVDASPFGPWPRVNLLREGGERMDDG; from the coding sequence ATGAACCCGGCGCTATCCATCCATGGCCTGAACTGTGCCTATCCCGGAGCAACGGTGCTGCGTGATGTGAACGTTGCAGTGGATCGCCGGGAGTTTTTCATCGTCATCGGTCCCAACGGATCGGGGAAAACCACCCTGATCAAGGCCATTGCAGGATTACTGCCCACATCTGGAGGAGAAATTCGCATTGATGGCCAGCCGCTGAATCGCCTCGGCCGGCGCGAACTGGCCCGCCGGTTGGCCTACGTGCCCCAGAATACCGCTGAGGACACCCCCTTTTCGGTCGAAGAACTGGTGCTCATGGGTCGTGCGCCCTATCTGGGAGTGCTGGGTCTGCAAGGAGAGCGCGATCTTGCCCTTGCCCGTCAGGCCATCGACTTCACCGGACTCGGTCAACTGGCCGACCGTCCGGTCAGCCGCCTTTCCGGCGGCGAACGGCAGCGGGCCCACATCGCCCGCGCCATCTGCCAGCAGCCGGAATTGATTTTGCTGGACGAACCCACGGCTTCTTTGGATCTGGCCCACCAGATTCGCGTCATGGAATTGATGGCCGATCTGAAAAGCCGTAATGCGGCGACCGTAGTGATGGTCTCCCACGACATCAACCTTGCGGCCATGTTCGCCGACCGCCTGCTTCTGCTGGTCGACGGCCGCGTGTCGGCCTGCGGGCCTCCGGATCAGGTCATCGAGGAAAAAATTCTTGAAACGGCCTATGGCTGCACGATTCGGGTGGATGCCAGCCCCTTCGGCCCCTGGCCGCGGGTGAATCTGCTGCGGGAGGGGGGAGAGCGGATGGATGATGGATGA
- a CDS encoding iron ABC transporter permease: MTKRPLSLSSKIGITVLITALLLTAAMTAGLAMGSSGSGLSAVWQTLFGDGGNSTEGAIIWRLRLPRVLLAAMVGAALSLGGLVFQALLKNPLAEPYILGISGGAAIGAIIGIILGLSRIPGVGITSFAGSLATLTLILAISSGRTILVKDALLLSGVMVNAFCSAVIMFLISITQDSRLHNILFWLMGDLSASRIEHAGMLAAILLPCFAVVFIYSNRMNLLQLGSEMAASMGVPVRRVVLTLLVITSLMVSATVSQCGLIGFVGLVIPHLLRLIVGPDHRVLVPGCILGGGAYMVVCDLLSRVLPAQGEMPGGVITAMIGAPLFIVLLRRSKQ, encoded by the coding sequence ATGACGAAACGGCCCCTTTCCCTTTCCTCCAAAATCGGTATAACGGTACTGATAACGGCCCTGCTGCTGACGGCGGCCATGACCGCCGGACTGGCCATGGGTTCGTCGGGAAGCGGACTTTCGGCGGTCTGGCAGACCCTTTTCGGCGATGGGGGGAACAGTACCGAAGGCGCCATCATCTGGCGCCTGCGCCTGCCGCGGGTGCTGCTGGCGGCCATGGTGGGAGCGGCCCTTTCGCTGGGCGGCCTGGTGTTTCAGGCCCTGCTGAAAAATCCGCTGGCCGAACCTTACATTCTGGGCATCTCCGGCGGGGCGGCCATCGGTGCGATCATCGGCATTATTTTAGGATTGTCGCGGATTCCCGGGGTCGGAATCACCTCTTTTGCCGGTAGTCTGGCCACCCTGACGCTGATCCTGGCCATTTCCTCGGGACGCACCATCCTGGTCAAGGACGCCCTGCTGCTTTCCGGCGTCATGGTAAACGCATTCTGCTCCGCGGTAATCATGTTTCTGATCTCCATCACCCAGGATTCGCGGTTGCACAACATTCTCTTCTGGCTCATGGGCGACCTGTCGGCCTCCCGGATCGAACACGCCGGGATGCTCGCCGCCATCCTGCTGCCCTGTTTTGCAGTCGTTTTCATCTATTCCAACCGCATGAACCTGCTGCAGTTGGGCAGCGAGATGGCCGCCTCCATGGGCGTGCCGGTTCGCCGCGTCGTCCTGACCCTTCTCGTGATCACCTCGCTGATGGTCAGCGCCACCGTGAGCCAATGCGGCCTGATCGGTTTCGTCGGCCTGGTTATCCCGCATCTGCTGCGCCTGATCGTCGGACCCGATCACCGGGTACTGGTTCCGGGCTGTATTCTGGGCGGCGGCGCCTACATGGTGGTGTGCGATCTGCTCTCCCGGGTGCTGCCGGCCCAGGGAGAAATGCCCGGCGGCGTGATCACGGCCATGATCGGTGCACCTTTGTTTATCGTTCTTTTGAGGCGTTCCAAGCAATGA
- a CDS encoding TonB-dependent receptor: protein MMRKTIIRMGLVCGVLLSMILLSGGIGFAQNNGHSGESVVLETVVVTAERIDAYAQAHPQQVMVLEREEILDRNLMDVGEALNLMPGVDVKSGSGMGARISIRGSGKSGGVLVLLDGRPLNSSQYGNADLSTIPIDIVQSITVFKPPVPVWLGGGASEGAIVIVTRNGQTASADEKKDVTRLRGAGGSYGLAEGSISHRANLDRGAVMVTASGKHLDGKRSNSDRDSGSLSLHWDRELAAGRQIEADVRYHASKHGSAGPVDNPTPDARQSYRKASLDGRFKGFIGDSADYGINLYGEIIDLEDESQSGFTSTLDNRKCGLKGESNWMDEGDVWALRFSGILERDDVEHTLSGDHHRVTTGLGAQADRNWRAITATVGLRGDHTNDFDWNPGFSSGLGVALSEHWSLKANAGYTVDIPTFGQLYQPSHGSIDQVRGNPDLDEEKVWSYNAGVEYRREKSRLLQVSLFRSDTHDPIVYGRGPDLIYRPVNADRAWRHGIEATLKYSLAMGLAVDANAIVQDSEIEDTGNEMPYTPKVKLKLALLYTVERPGTRLETSLRYVGEQYSEVENRESQRIDDYVTVDVKAIQPFTIGVIAAEGFVSVKNLFDAEYETHYGYPDDGIRFVAGVDLTW from the coding sequence ATGATGAGGAAGACGATCATTCGCATGGGGCTGGTCTGCGGGGTGCTTCTATCGATGATACTCCTGTCTGGCGGCATCGGTTTCGCACAGAACAACGGCCATTCGGGCGAATCCGTGGTTCTGGAAACGGTTGTGGTGACGGCCGAGCGAATCGACGCATACGCCCAGGCCCACCCGCAGCAGGTCATGGTGCTGGAGCGAGAGGAAATCCTTGATCGCAACCTGATGGACGTCGGCGAGGCCCTGAACCTCATGCCGGGTGTGGACGTCAAGTCCGGTTCGGGCATGGGTGCACGCATCTCCATTCGCGGATCGGGAAAGTCCGGCGGCGTCCTGGTGCTGCTGGACGGGCGTCCCCTGAACAGCAGTCAATACGGCAATGCCGATCTGTCCACGATCCCCATCGATATCGTCCAGTCGATTACGGTGTTCAAGCCGCCGGTGCCCGTATGGCTGGGGGGCGGTGCCAGCGAGGGCGCCATTGTGATCGTCACCCGCAATGGACAGACTGCGTCAGCCGATGAAAAAAAAGATGTCACCCGGTTGCGGGGCGCCGGCGGTTCCTATGGACTGGCAGAGGGCAGTATCAGCCATAGGGCCAACCTGGACCGGGGAGCCGTTATGGTGACGGCTTCAGGAAAGCATCTGGACGGAAAGCGCTCCAATAGCGACCGGGACTCGGGCAGCCTATCCCTGCACTGGGATCGGGAATTGGCCGCAGGGCGGCAGATCGAAGCCGACGTCCGCTATCATGCCTCCAAACATGGTAGTGCCGGGCCGGTGGACAACCCCACCCCCGACGCCCGCCAGTCCTACCGCAAAGCTTCCCTTGACGGTCGTTTTAAGGGGTTCATCGGCGATTCTGCCGATTATGGCATCAACCTCTACGGCGAAATCATCGATCTTGAGGATGAAAGCCAGTCCGGCTTTACCTCCACGCTGGACAACCGCAAGTGTGGCCTGAAAGGGGAAAGCAACTGGATGGACGAAGGGGACGTCTGGGCGCTGCGGTTCAGCGGTATCCTGGAACGGGATGACGTGGAGCACACCCTTTCGGGCGACCACCACCGGGTGACGACCGGCCTCGGCGCCCAGGCGGATCGCAACTGGCGGGCGATTACCGCCACCGTTGGCCTGCGGGGGGATCACACCAACGACTTCGATTGGAACCCCGGTTTTTCCAGCGGCCTGGGCGTTGCCCTGAGCGAACACTGGTCGCTTAAGGCCAATGCCGGCTATACGGTGGATATTCCCACCTTCGGTCAACTTTACCAACCCAGCCATGGCAGCATCGACCAGGTGAGGGGCAATCCCGACCTGGATGAAGAGAAGGTCTGGTCCTATAATGCCGGGGTGGAATATCGCCGGGAGAAATCGAGACTGCTTCAGGTTTCCCTTTTTCGTTCGGATACGCACGACCCAATCGTTTATGGACGAGGCCCCGATCTGATTTACCGGCCGGTCAACGCCGACCGTGCATGGCGCCACGGTATCGAAGCCACTCTTAAATACAGCCTCGCAATGGGACTTGCGGTGGACGCCAATGCCATCGTTCAGGATTCCGAAATCGAGGATACCGGAAACGAAATGCCCTACACGCCGAAGGTGAAATTGAAACTTGCGCTGCTGTATACCGTTGAGCGGCCCGGCACCCGGCTGGAGACGAGTTTGCGGTACGTTGGCGAGCAGTACAGCGAAGTGGAAAACCGCGAAAGCCAGCGCATCGACGATTACGTGACCGTGGATGTAAAAGCGATCCAGCCGTTTACCATCGGTGTTATTGCCGCCGAGGGATTCGTGAGTGTGAAAAATTTGTTCGATGCCGAATATGAAACCCATTATGGGTATCCCGACGACGGCATCCGGTTTGTGGCGGGGGTTGATTTGACGTGGTAG
- a CDS encoding biopolymer transporter ExbD, with the protein MKVDIGATRKARIDMLPLIDIVFLLLVFFIYAMLSMAVHHALPVSLPLSSTAPLDKQVTLSVTVDRQGAVFVDKAPVALDRLAEVLRTKSGDSKDPGVLLFADNQLTYQTLYSVIDQIKMAGIDRLSLECERQP; encoded by the coding sequence ATGAAGGTTGATATCGGCGCCACCCGCAAGGCACGCATCGATATGCTGCCGCTCATCGACATCGTTTTTCTGCTGCTGGTCTTTTTCATTTACGCCATGCTCTCCATGGCCGTGCACCATGCCCTGCCCGTTTCCCTGCCCCTGTCTTCCACGGCGCCGCTGGACAAACAGGTCACCCTTTCCGTAACCGTTGACCGACAGGGAGCGGTTTTCGTTGACAAGGCGCCCGTGGCACTGGATCGGTTGGCCGAAGTTTTGCGGACCAAGTCCGGGGATTCGAAAGATCCCGGCGTCCTGCTATTCGCCGACAACCAGCTAACCTACCAGACCCTCTACAGTGTGATCGATCAGATCAAAATGGCCGGCATTGACCGCCTCTCTCTGGAATGCGAAAGGCAGCCGTGA
- a CDS encoding energy transducer TonB — MKRILAAFILAVLTHAALLAMGSKWLLCQTPVVPRTRVTTVRLVPRQPVGQPEIHPLPAAPLPLPPEPEPPPPPKPQVQKSVVQPKPIPKTPEKIVRPPEPTPPIVAAPTEPKPQPETPAPLEEKPVAAFDAKPNLSGSATPSPDREPPGESSSSDTATVVVLAKPRYSQNPPPDYPSIARRRRYQGTVILEVFVLENGQVGDLRVAESSNYTLLDRAAMKAVRRWQFDPARKGNREIAMWVKVPIRFDLK, encoded by the coding sequence ATGAAACGGATTCTGGCGGCTTTCATCCTGGCAGTACTGACCCATGCCGCCCTGCTGGCCATGGGTTCGAAATGGCTGCTTTGCCAGACGCCCGTCGTTCCTCGAACCCGGGTGACCACCGTACGGCTGGTACCACGCCAACCCGTCGGCCAACCGGAAATTCATCCCTTACCGGCCGCCCCCCTGCCCCTGCCGCCTGAGCCCGAACCTCCCCCTCCCCCCAAACCGCAGGTGCAGAAATCCGTCGTTCAACCGAAGCCCATTCCGAAAACGCCCGAAAAAATCGTCCGGCCCCCGGAGCCAACGCCTCCGATAGTCGCTGCCCCAACGGAGCCAAAGCCGCAGCCCGAGACGCCCGCTCCACTTGAAGAAAAACCAGTGGCGGCTTTTGATGCGAAACCGAATCTGTCCGGATCCGCCACACCGTCCCCGGATCGTGAGCCGCCAGGTGAGTCCTCATCGTCCGATACCGCCACCGTGGTTGTTCTGGCCAAACCGCGTTACAGCCAGAATCCACCACCGGATTACCCCTCCATCGCACGACGGCGCCGGTATCAGGGGACCGTGATCCTGGAGGTCTTCGTTCTTGAAAACGGGCAGGTCGGCGATCTGCGTGTTGCCGAGTCCAGCAACTATACACTGCTGGATCGGGCTGCCATGAAGGCCGTCCGCCGCTGGCAGTTCGATCCGGCCCGCAAGGGCAACCGGGAGATAGCCATGTGGGTGAAAGTGCCGATTCGGTTCGATTTAAAATAG